The following coding sequences are from one Capsicum annuum cultivar UCD-10X-F1 chromosome 3, UCD10Xv1.1, whole genome shotgun sequence window:
- the LOC107863665 gene encoding uncharacterized protein At4g26450, translated as MHARYHSPVNGNRSSSMGTGGVDAAPGRFVRGGGEYRNYSQVAFGRGQSKQFALPHGNEIFVEAGRLAAEYLVSKGVLPPGALSGKYQNGSLKNMVGEFQGFRSQEADFMWEGRISSLPHLGNAAGGVGHGRKSSPDEYNSVGSRSFMTEGRRNGTVKNYGSEFNRELGRIGSWNRARNSPDVDGQDNAFFGNSDEQQVAKNSDGVLRNSPPRKINPEIDSSGYSLVDSEPAGQNKAGGDAGKKASPISTGSNLPSEDDAGKKASPISAGTNLPSEDEQQLNEKSVEMEASKIEVDQVDVYSDNGDLERKAVKEDIEVKLCAEEHKQIRKNSNDLLSLWRFEHVPKKTRSSLANRVLKVCDNAVIEDENTREIELSKDPQTHSELNHVDVSAGVISSPHSHDARNLDSGKSEPLYLEVESCSSHVVKQVDETGSSSLGDSLVVKEDETIEKLPGFESCNFINLERGEKRALEHDDDCTGGTKKPRELASSMCTLSDGILYHSNSMDDWPNSQEPGSSHGEGVMLSSDEKTVVEIPLITKSVVEPGTEFTGIQLFPDSLKTCDLNLLEASDVNETQNADPVHFFPGIAGSVKQEAPVDIDLTMSSNCNTANKYAKSAFDHIDIEVIDLKNDSEQEDKSLNNPETRSEVVFTGSDGFPNNPHGTDDIPDVQDGYGQMISELLGNDIPSCSSVPANMNSLHSGIGLHNGEGMLEDDDSIYMSLGEIPISFLRAWEQQTQEFGKPF; from the exons ATGCATGCTAGATATCACAGTCCGGTAAACGGGAATAGATCTAGTTCAATGGGGACAGGGGGTGTGGATGCTGCACCCGGGCGATTCGTGAGAGGTGGTGGTGAATACAGAAATTATAGCCAGGTGGCTTTTGGGCGTGGTCAGTCAAAGCAGTTTGCACTGCCACATGGAAATGAAATTTTCGTGGAAGCTGGACGGCTAGCGGCTGAGTACCTTGTTTCCAAAGGAGTGCTGCCACCGGGTGCTCTTTCTGGGAAATATCAAAACGGTAGCTTAAAGAACATGGTTGGGGAATTTCAGGGATTTAGGTCACAGGAGGCTGATTTTATGTGGGAAGGTCGAATATCATCTCTTCCTCATTTGGGGAATGCTGCAGGTGGTGTAGGCCATGGTaggaaaagttctcctgatgaaTATAACTCAGTGGGTTCAAGAAGCTTTATGACAGAAGGGAGAAGAAATGGGACCGTTAAAAATTATGGCTCTGAGTTCAATCGAGAATTAGGAAGAATTGGATCGTGGAATAGAGCCAGGAACTCTCCTGATGTAGATGGTCAAGATAATGCTTTTTTTGGGAATAGCGATGAACAGCAAGTAGCTAAGAATAGTGATGGGGTGTTGCGAAATTCCCCTCCCAGGAAAATAAATCCTGAGATTGATAGTTCAGGGTACTCGCTGGTTGATTCAGAGCCTGCAGGCCAAAACAAGGCAGGGGGTGATGCGGGTAAAAAGGCAAGTCCTATTAGCACTGGCAGTAATCTTCCATCAGAGGATGATGCAGGTAAAAAGGCAAGTCCTATTAGCGCTGGAACTAATCTTCCCTCAGAGGATGAACAACAACTTAATGAGAAGTCTGTTGAAATGGAAGCCTCCAAAATAGAAGTTGATCAGGTTGATGTTTACAGCGATAATGGTGATTTGGAGAGAAAAGCTGTCAAGGAGGACATAGAAGTTAAGCTGTGTGCTGAAGAACATAAGCAGATTAGAAAGAATAGTAATGATTTACTTAGTCTATGGAGGTTTGAGCATGTTCCCAAGAAAACTCGCTCTTCATTGGCAAATAGAGTTCTGAAGGTTTGTGATAATGCAGTCATCGAAGATGAGAACACCCGTGAGATAGAGCTATCTAAGGATCCTCAAACACATTCAGAACTGAACCATGTGGATGTTTCCGCTGGTGTAATTTCAtctcctcatagtcatgatgcaAGAAACCTTGATTCTGGCAAGTCGGAACCTCTTTATTTGGAGGTAGAATCATGTTCTTCTCACGTCGTTAAACAGGTAGATGAGACGGGTTCCTCATCTCTTGGAGACAGCTTGGTAGTAAAGGAGGATGAAACAATTGAGAAATTACCTGGATTTGAAAGTTGCAATTTTATTAACTTGGAAAGAGGTGAGAAACGAGCATTAGAGCATGATGATGATTGTACAGGGGGAACTAAGAAACCTAGAGAATTGGCTTCATCAATGTGTACTCTCTCAGATGGTATTCTGTACCATTCTAATTCCATGGATGACTGGCCGAATTCACAGGAACCAGGGTCTTCGCATGGTGAGGGGGTGATGTTGTCATCAGATGAAAAGACGGTGGTTGAAATTCCTCTGATTACCAAGAGTGTTGTGGAGCCAGGCACCGAGTTTACAGGAATACAACTTTTTCCAGACTCCTTGAAAACTTGTGACCTCAATCTTTTGGAAGCTTCTGATGTGAATGAGACTCAAAATGCTGATCCTGTTCATTTCTTCCCAGGGATAGCTGGAAGTGTAAAACAAGAAGCACCAGTTGATATTGATCTGACCATGAGCAGTAACTGCAATACAGCTAATAAATATGCTAAATCTGCCTTTGATCATATTGACATTGAGGTGattgatttgaaaaatgattctGAACAAGAAGACAAGTCTTTGAATAATCCAGAGACAAG GTCTGAAGTTGTATTTACGGGATCAGATGGTTTTCCTAATAACCCCCATGGTACCGACGATATTCCTGATGTTCAGGATGGTTATGGACAGATGATATCAGAATTGCTTGGGAATGATATACCAAGCTGTTCTTCTGTACCAGCAAATATGAATTCCTTGCACAGCGGTATAGGCCTGCATAATGGAGAG GGAATGCTTGAAGATGATGATTCAATATATATGTCTTTGGGAGAAATACCGATAA GCTTTCTGAGGGCCTGGGAGCAGCAGACACAAGAATTTGGGAAGCCATTTTAA